A genomic window from Sceloporus undulatus isolate JIND9_A2432 ecotype Alabama chromosome 9, SceUnd_v1.1, whole genome shotgun sequence includes:
- the ADAMTS4 gene encoding A disintegrin and metalloproteinase with thrombospondin motifs 4 isoform X2: MFLLLLASCCSLVVAVDVWPHAGRYQEEIIFPERINATLFPTHAVKDGIFDNSLGGSSHPNERLSYSFRVFGEELVLNLEEDPSFFAEGLMVQYLGRSREALNNLIEQGVYFTGTVNSDLDSIAAVHYNGVSLRGVLQYQGAEYHIQPLEGEAPNRAGEFGAHVVRKKVLEKADGPMCNVGAQMPESMPAAGGEHFAKAEDAPKRAKRFASIPHYVETLVVADEEMVRFHGAGLKPYLLTIMAAAAKFFRHPSLKNPVNLVVTKMVVIGEAEDGLKVSSNAAETLRNFCTWQKGLNKPSDKDPEHFDTAILFTRQDLCGRSSCGTLGMADVGTVCDPTRSCSIVEDDGLQSAFTAAHELGSCLLDKPHEPLSLPAVFPGSNYDVDQQCQLSFGPDSRHCPNMQLPCSSLWCTGRINGQFMCQTKYFPWADGTPCGEGKSCMSGHCISKVELKAYNIPTHGGWGRWGPWGECSRTCGGGVQYSTRECDKPVPRNGGKYCEGKRTQYRSCNVQDCPDGTALTYREQQCAVYNHRTDMFKDYPAPMDWVPRYSGVAQRDQCKLTCQSHALGYYYVLEPKVADGTPCSPESSSICVQGRCVHAGCDRIIGSKKKFDKCMVCGGDNSACTKIYGSFTKPQYGYNDVVTIPAGATHILIRQSSGSSSASDGIYLALRRQDGSYALNGNYILVPSEQDVQLRSGSALRYSGATKAMEMITGRGPLKEPLTLQALVVTDQRIPRLKYTFFVPKAPKRLSNQWLKQKARILEVLRNRRGHKQTLQ; the protein is encoded by the exons ATGTTTCTCCTTTTGCTTGCCAGCTGTTGCAGTCTGGTGGTTGCAGTGGATGTCTGGCCTCATGCTGGCAGGTATCAGgaggaaataatatttccagAGAGGATAAATGCCACCTTATTCCCTACGCATGCCGTCAAAGATGGCATCTTTGACAACAGCTTGGGTGGCAGCAGTCACCCGAATGAGCGGCTCTCCTATTCTTTCCGAGTGTTTGGTGAAGAACTGGTTCTAAATTTGGAGGAAGACCCCAGCTTCTTCGCCGAGGGCTTGATGGTCCAATATTTGGGCAGGTCTAGGGAAGCGTTGAACAACCTGATCGAACAAGGCGTCTACTTCACCGGAACAGTGAACTCTGACTTGGACTCGATCGCAGCCGTCCATTACAACGGGGTCTCTTTGCGGGGAGTGCTGCAGTACCAGGGTGCAGAATACCACATTCAGCCCTTGGAAGGGGAAGCACCAAACAGAGCTGGAGAATTTGGTGCCCATGTGGTGAGAAAGAAGGTGCTGGAGAAGGCGGATGGACCAATGTGTAACGTGGGAGCCCAGATGCCAGAGAGCATGCCAGCTGCAGGAGGCGAACACTTCGCCAAGGCGGAAGACGCTCCGAAGAGAGCAAAG CGGTTTGCTTCCATCCCACACTACGTGGAAACCTTGGTGGTGGCAGATGAGGAAATGGTGCGTTTCCACGGTGCGGGCCTGAAGCCGTACTTGCTCACCATCATGGCAGCCGCTGCCAAGTTCTTCCGCCATCCCAGTCTAAAGAACCCTGTCAACTTGGTCGTGACCAAAATGGTTGTGATCGGAGAAGCTGAAGATGGGCTGAAGGTGtcatcaaatgctgctgagacaCTACGCAACTTCTGCACTTGGCAGAAAGGCCTCAACAAACCCAGCGACAAGGACCCTGAGCATTTTGACACAGCCATTCTCTTCACCAGGCAG GATCTCTGTGGGCGCTCCAGCTGTGGCACTCTGGGCATGGCGGACGTTGGCACTGTATGTGACCCAACACGCAGCTGCTCTATTGTTGAGGATGACGGGCTCCAGTCTGCCTTCACTGCAGCACATGAACTTG gTTCTTGTCTCTTAGACAAACCACATGAACCCCTGAGCCTGCCAGCTGTCTTCCCTGGCAGCAATTACGATGTGGACCAGCAATGCCAGCTGAGTTTCGGGCCTGACTCGCGCCACTGTCCCAATATGCAACTGCCATGTTCCTCACTGTGGTGCACGGGTCGGATTAATGGGCAATTCATGTGCCAGACCAAATACTTCCCCTGGGCCGATGGGACGCCTTGTGGGGAAGGCAAGAGCTGTATGAGTGGCCATTGCATCAGCAAAGTGGAGCTGAAGGCATATAAT ATCCCCACGCATGGAGGTTGGGGACGCTGGGGTCCGTGGGGTGAATGCTCACGCACCTGCGGAGGAGGAGTGCAGTATTCCACCCGAGAATGCGACAAGCCTGTCCCACGCAATGGCGGCAAATACTGCGAGGGGAAACGTACGCAGTATCGCTCTTGCAATGTCCAGGATTGCCCTGATGGAACCG CCTTGACGTACCGGGAACAGCAATGTGCTGTTTACAACCACCGCACAGACATGTTTAAAGACTACCCTGCCCCAATGGACTGGGTGCCTCGCTATAGTGGTGTGGCTCAACGGGACCAATGCAAGCTGACCTGCCAGTCCCATGCGCTGGGCTATTATTATGTCCTTGAACCAAAG GTAGCTGACGGAACACCCTGCTCTCCTGAATCCAGCTCTATCTGTGTCCAGGGACGCTGCGTCCATGCTGGCTGCGATCGTATCATTGGCTCCAAAAAGAAGTTTGATAAATGCATGGTGTGTGGCGGGGACAACTCTGCCTGTACCAAGATCTATGGTTCCTTCACCAAACCGCA GTACGGCTACAATGATGTGGTCACCATCCCTGCAGGAGCCACCCACATTTTGATCCGCCAGAGCAGTGGCTCTTCGTCTGCCAGTGATGGTATTTACCTGGCCCTTCGCCGACAGGACGGCTCTTACGCCCTCAATGGCAACTACATCCTTGTGCCCTCTGAGCAGGACGTTCAACTGCGTAGTGGGTCTGCCCTACGCTACAGCGGGGCCACCAAAGCCATGGAGATGATCACGGGCCGTGGGCCACTGAAGGAGCCTCTCACTCTACAAGCCTTGGTGGTGACTGACCAGAGGATCCCTCGCCTTAAGTACACCTTTTTTGTCCCCAAGGCTCCAAAGAGACTCTCAAATCAATGGCTTAAACAGAAAGCCCGCATCTTAGAGGTCCTAAGGAACCGACGAGGCCACAAACAGACCCTCCAGTGA
- the ADAMTS4 gene encoding A disintegrin and metalloproteinase with thrombospondin motifs 4 isoform X1 produces MFLLLLASCCSLVVAVDVWPHAGRYQEEIIFPERINATLFPTHAVKDGIFDNSLGGSSHPNERLSYSFRVFGEELVLNLEEDPSFFAEGLMVQYLGRSREALNNLIEQGVYFTGTVNSDLDSIAAVHYNGVSLRGVLQYQGAEYHIQPLEGEAPNRAGEFGAHVVRKKVLEKADGPMCNVGAQMPESMPAAGGEHFAKAEDAPKRAKRFASIPHYVETLVVADEEMVRFHGAGLKPYLLTIMAAAAKFFRHPSLKNPVNLVVTKMVVIGEAEDGLKVSSNAAETLRNFCTWQKGLNKPSDKDPEHFDTAILFTRQDLCGRSSCGTLGMADVGTVCDPTRSCSIVEDDGLQSAFTAAHELGHVFNMLHDDDKHCRELNYHSKSRHMMASVMTPVDPNEMWSPCSGRFITDFLDNGHGSCLLDKPHEPLSLPAVFPGSNYDVDQQCQLSFGPDSRHCPNMQLPCSSLWCTGRINGQFMCQTKYFPWADGTPCGEGKSCMSGHCISKVELKAYNIPTHGGWGRWGPWGECSRTCGGGVQYSTRECDKPVPRNGGKYCEGKRTQYRSCNVQDCPDGTALTYREQQCAVYNHRTDMFKDYPAPMDWVPRYSGVAQRDQCKLTCQSHALGYYYVLEPKVADGTPCSPESSSICVQGRCVHAGCDRIIGSKKKFDKCMVCGGDNSACTKIYGSFTKPQYGYNDVVTIPAGATHILIRQSSGSSSASDGIYLALRRQDGSYALNGNYILVPSEQDVQLRSGSALRYSGATKAMEMITGRGPLKEPLTLQALVVTDQRIPRLKYTFFVPKAPKRLSNQWLKQKARILEVLRNRRGHKQTLQ; encoded by the exons ATGTTTCTCCTTTTGCTTGCCAGCTGTTGCAGTCTGGTGGTTGCAGTGGATGTCTGGCCTCATGCTGGCAGGTATCAGgaggaaataatatttccagAGAGGATAAATGCCACCTTATTCCCTACGCATGCCGTCAAAGATGGCATCTTTGACAACAGCTTGGGTGGCAGCAGTCACCCGAATGAGCGGCTCTCCTATTCTTTCCGAGTGTTTGGTGAAGAACTGGTTCTAAATTTGGAGGAAGACCCCAGCTTCTTCGCCGAGGGCTTGATGGTCCAATATTTGGGCAGGTCTAGGGAAGCGTTGAACAACCTGATCGAACAAGGCGTCTACTTCACCGGAACAGTGAACTCTGACTTGGACTCGATCGCAGCCGTCCATTACAACGGGGTCTCTTTGCGGGGAGTGCTGCAGTACCAGGGTGCAGAATACCACATTCAGCCCTTGGAAGGGGAAGCACCAAACAGAGCTGGAGAATTTGGTGCCCATGTGGTGAGAAAGAAGGTGCTGGAGAAGGCGGATGGACCAATGTGTAACGTGGGAGCCCAGATGCCAGAGAGCATGCCAGCTGCAGGAGGCGAACACTTCGCCAAGGCGGAAGACGCTCCGAAGAGAGCAAAG CGGTTTGCTTCCATCCCACACTACGTGGAAACCTTGGTGGTGGCAGATGAGGAAATGGTGCGTTTCCACGGTGCGGGCCTGAAGCCGTACTTGCTCACCATCATGGCAGCCGCTGCCAAGTTCTTCCGCCATCCCAGTCTAAAGAACCCTGTCAACTTGGTCGTGACCAAAATGGTTGTGATCGGAGAAGCTGAAGATGGGCTGAAGGTGtcatcaaatgctgctgagacaCTACGCAACTTCTGCACTTGGCAGAAAGGCCTCAACAAACCCAGCGACAAGGACCCTGAGCATTTTGACACAGCCATTCTCTTCACCAGGCAG GATCTCTGTGGGCGCTCCAGCTGTGGCACTCTGGGCATGGCGGACGTTGGCACTGTATGTGACCCAACACGCAGCTGCTCTATTGTTGAGGATGACGGGCTCCAGTCTGCCTTCACTGCAGCACATGAACTTG GACATGTCTTCAACATGCTGCATGACGACGACAAGCACTGCAGAGAGCTGAACTACCACAGCAAGTCTCGCCATATGATGGCTTCCGTTATGACCCCTGTGGACCCCAATGAGATGTGGTCGCCATGCAGCGGGCGCTTCATCACTGACTTCCTAGACAATGGCCATG gTTCTTGTCTCTTAGACAAACCACATGAACCCCTGAGCCTGCCAGCTGTCTTCCCTGGCAGCAATTACGATGTGGACCAGCAATGCCAGCTGAGTTTCGGGCCTGACTCGCGCCACTGTCCCAATATGCAACTGCCATGTTCCTCACTGTGGTGCACGGGTCGGATTAATGGGCAATTCATGTGCCAGACCAAATACTTCCCCTGGGCCGATGGGACGCCTTGTGGGGAAGGCAAGAGCTGTATGAGTGGCCATTGCATCAGCAAAGTGGAGCTGAAGGCATATAAT ATCCCCACGCATGGAGGTTGGGGACGCTGGGGTCCGTGGGGTGAATGCTCACGCACCTGCGGAGGAGGAGTGCAGTATTCCACCCGAGAATGCGACAAGCCTGTCCCACGCAATGGCGGCAAATACTGCGAGGGGAAACGTACGCAGTATCGCTCTTGCAATGTCCAGGATTGCCCTGATGGAACCG CCTTGACGTACCGGGAACAGCAATGTGCTGTTTACAACCACCGCACAGACATGTTTAAAGACTACCCTGCCCCAATGGACTGGGTGCCTCGCTATAGTGGTGTGGCTCAACGGGACCAATGCAAGCTGACCTGCCAGTCCCATGCGCTGGGCTATTATTATGTCCTTGAACCAAAG GTAGCTGACGGAACACCCTGCTCTCCTGAATCCAGCTCTATCTGTGTCCAGGGACGCTGCGTCCATGCTGGCTGCGATCGTATCATTGGCTCCAAAAAGAAGTTTGATAAATGCATGGTGTGTGGCGGGGACAACTCTGCCTGTACCAAGATCTATGGTTCCTTCACCAAACCGCA GTACGGCTACAATGATGTGGTCACCATCCCTGCAGGAGCCACCCACATTTTGATCCGCCAGAGCAGTGGCTCTTCGTCTGCCAGTGATGGTATTTACCTGGCCCTTCGCCGACAGGACGGCTCTTACGCCCTCAATGGCAACTACATCCTTGTGCCCTCTGAGCAGGACGTTCAACTGCGTAGTGGGTCTGCCCTACGCTACAGCGGGGCCACCAAAGCCATGGAGATGATCACGGGCCGTGGGCCACTGAAGGAGCCTCTCACTCTACAAGCCTTGGTGGTGACTGACCAGAGGATCCCTCGCCTTAAGTACACCTTTTTTGTCCCCAAGGCTCCAAAGAGACTCTCAAATCAATGGCTTAAACAGAAAGCCCGCATCTTAGAGGTCCTAAGGAACCGACGAGGCCACAAACAGACCCTCCAGTGA